In Electrophorus electricus isolate fEleEle1 chromosome 10, fEleEle1.pri, whole genome shotgun sequence, the genomic window AACTTCTGTCTGGGCGCCTTAGACTCATTGGGGACTTCTCACCTTGTTTATTCATTATGACCATTTTGCCCTTTGATCTGGGGCTCTACTCTGGGGAGGCCCTCAGCAGACATCAGCACATTCTGCACACATCACATGTCAGCACACACTGAGGGCAAGATCTCAGTGCCTGCAAAGCTGTTTAAGGAATAAACCAAATCCTgtcaaatgcaaaaaacaaGGTTGCAAACTGATGGATTGGCCAGACTGGATGAGTAGTGTAAACACTCTCCTAATTATCACATAGAGGCATCCACTTTGCCTCAGGCCACCTGGACCGAAATTTGCAGTAAAGTGGGAGAACTGCATGAAGCAAAATTTTCTCTGGGCAAAAACTGGTCATATGTGTTTGGATTTAGCTCTAATTGTtcacatgaaacacacagaacaagtgttatatgaaattaaaattgGGAAAAATTCATTAGCATACTTTAATATTATGATGATTTCATGTGGAAATTTGGTCATTACAGGATTGCCGATTACAGGATTGCCTGTTTTCTGAGTGTTAGCATAATCTGGAACAAATATCAGTAACGTATTAAATGATCTTGGCTATGACAGTATCAGGGGCTGTGTGAGGATGCACAGGAAGCATTGGAAGAGATAGCAGTGAACATGATAGTAATTCACTTCAGGGAATGTGATTCCTGCTACCTCTGTCACATGCTGAATCAAGCTTCATGGGCCTGGACAGGATCAGAGCCTGCTCCAGAACAGGTTCATCTTTTTTATTAGCAATGTCATATGGTTTACTTGTTGATTTTGTGAGTGACATAAAGTTTATTGATTTCCACTGTTTCTCCTGGCTCATCAGCAAAATTTAGGTAAATTACCATAattgttcttcttcttcatattattttttattatttctgaaagaaaaaaattctcCAAAATGCAAAATACTCTGCTGCCAtggaatttttaaatttatttgtggGAATATCTCATTAAGATGTTAACAGTaaacaatattattttacatCTTGACCTTTTGACCTATCCCATCtcagttttctttttgtctggGTTAAGATTAAGTTGGCTAAATTGGTATGGAATTAAGGTGCCGAACATTTGTAAGAAACAGTCAGCAGAAACTCAAGGAAGATGGGAACAAGGGGGAGCAGAAACCATCATGAGAGGATAAACCTCTGCATGATATGTAACACCGGCAAATAGttgaagtggctgatatggaaaaatcctacTTAATTGCTTAATTGCTGGGCTTAATTGTTGCCACTAATGCCAAATATATAAAAGTCTATACTGCTGACAGCCAACAGgacagtgagaaaaagaaaaaaacagtgtgctgtgtgaaacagagagagaatggtcCTGTCTTTCCTAGCACATCTGCTTAAGAGTTAAGGttaggagagaaaaagaggggagtgagggagagagacagagagtgagagagagagggatatataaatacacagagagagagagagagagagtataatagagagacagacagagagagagagagacagagagagagggtaaaaGAGGGATAGAATGTGTACTGCCTGTTCCTCTGTGGCCTTGTGGAATATGTCCTTGAACTCTGGCTGAATACAGAAGCTGGATGTTCTGGATGATGCGTGTTCCTTGTGCATGTCTCAATGCGGTAAAAAAGGGGACCCAAAAAGGTTAagaaataaaggttaaaaaaaaactaaagacacAGGAACCCACAGGGGAAACAAGGGGAAACAAGTGCTCACCACACCAGTAGTCAAGCAGTCCAAAACACTCAACCCATAGTTTACAATTTTGTTGACAGCACACAAGAATTTCGGTAGAAATTCATTTTTGTGGTATTCATGTATCTGTGAAGGGTTTGTTTTAATATCGAAGgtactttacaaataaaactgccCTAGTTTATAAATTAATTCACTAAACATTCAATGAAACCTTACTAAGTAGTTAATTTGAAATCTTGAGTCTACACTGAGAATGTCGGAATTATACTGAACACATTCTGTTAGTGTCCTGACTTATCTTGATTTTTCCTTGCTGTTTGACAATAACATCCTTACTGGCACAGAAGTCTGGGACTTTCAAAGAAAATGGCAGGGAAGTGAGATGAACATAGGGAGGAAGTGTGACATTTGGGGTTTGTTTGGGACTTGAACAGGTTCACAAAGAGTAGGCTCAAGTGGCCCATTGATTCTGTTTGGAAAAAATTGCTCACCCTTTAATGCACTCTAGGCTATGCTACTCATTACTCTAGTACTCACCATTTATTTTAGTACTCCAGCCTTTATTATAGTACTCTCCCTGTATTCTAATATTCTAGCCTTTATCCTATTACTCTATTCTTTTGTACTGTACCCTTTACTATAGTATTTTACCTTTTAATCTTTAGTACATGTACTTTTGGCCACAATGACTGATTCAAATATGAAAGTCTAAAAACAACCCACAAATGTCCACAATGTCAAAATGTCTATAAACttcatttttagaaaataaGATTTTTAGTGTGTGAGTTTTTGAGAATTGTCTTACTAACAGCTGATCTATAATATAAACTAGACCAAACACCAACCGATTTCACTTTGATTCATAGCATTGATATGCGTGAACACCTCCTGGAGCCAGTCGGTGCTTGTAGTCCATTCACACACAACTCTCAGCACAGCTCACTTAATCATACAAGGCCACAAGTCATGGAAAGATTAAAAGAACATCTCCACCTAATGAATCAAGTAATAAAGGAGTGTTAGTCAGACCTCTGTCACAACCACTACCATTTATGATGCCAAACAAAGCAGgcttataaaaatgtacaactaCAATTTAATTTAACTATAGCTGCCAGTTGCTGCTGCCTTTGAGATAGCATTCCATTTCATCAAGTGAATTACTAATGTAAAAAAATCACGCTAATTGTTACTGCATGAGTCATTCAACAAGACTTTCAAATCTTTCAAACTTGTCACTGTAAGGTATGATAGCAGCTCACGCTCTGAACATTAAAACAGgaacattaaaataatcagGAAACTTTATTCATAAggtataaaaaagaaatacaaaaataccaCCCATTccacttttaaaatgcatactATCAAAATACAATCATTTCAGtcacacatacattcaaacatataaaaatattgaaCACAAAGTCTTGGGCAATATCTCTGGCAAGATGCCAAAACTTTAAAAGGCACTTGACAGAACATTATGAGTCTGAATGCTGGTGTGCTCTCCTGGCTGTTCATGaaacagtttaaatattttcaattaaaacaaacaaacaaacaaacaaacaaaaatatgctTTGCACTTGTTCCCGCTGTAACAATGGCtttggtctctttttttttttgcttcgcAATTCTTTGGCTTGATCACCAAACACCTGCCATGAaatacaacaacagcaataacaagaGAGCAGTTGTCATACCCTTAGACATCcagtaatgtaaaataatggGCAAAGATTACTACTCAAGTGAGGGCATATGTAGTTCTTATTATGCCCTCTCAAAAAGCACATAACAGTAAACAATAAGACAGTACACAGGGCAAAAGCCCAACACTGATGAAAACAGTAAGAATACTGTTAAAATAGGAAGCACATGACAGAGCATATGATAAACTGATATTTTTTAACtgaaaggaacagaaaagtAAGTCAAAGGCACAAGTGGAGTTAAGGCTACTGGGTGTTCACTGAACATGCTTTTTCCCCCTGCACAGAGAGGGAAAAGTGGCTTAAATCGTAAGGCACCTTAAGGTCAGAGAGCTCTTTCTTTATGTGGACCTGTCAGTGGGCTAGGCAGCAGCCTGACTCCTCATGTTTGTGCAGAAGGGACATCCTGGAGAAGGTTTTGGAGCAGTTTTTGCACTGGTATTTCTTCACGTCTGAGTGAGTCTGCAGGTGGGCCCTGAGGTTGGACCTGTCTGCAAACGCTCGGCTGCAGTGAGGGCAGGAGAACGGTTTCTCACCTGCCACAACAGGGACACCAAATAAACACGTCATTGCTCCGGTAAGAGTGCATTTGGGCTGTAAGTCATCAGCAGGGCCAACAGGAGAATGGCTGAACAATACAAGGTCCAAAATAGTTAATGTAACTTCAAACACTAgaaattaaatttcttttttttttttattagtttgaaGCCTACAAAAGCTACCATCATGTATCACAATGAAACATGATACTCTAAATCTGCTATGAGATTCAcagattaaaagaaaaactttCCCCATCTAAAAACCATTTGTCAAATTATGCACATACAAGCTGGTAACCAACTGGCTGAATCTACTCACCGGTATGCGTTCTGATGTGTCCCTGAAGCAACCACGGTCTGGAGAAGGCTTTTCCGCACATTTTACAAACGCAAGGCAGTGTATGTGTCCGTATATGCATCTTTAAGGCCCCAAGACTGACATACTCCTTTTCGCAGTATTTGCAACTAAAAGATTTCCTCGTCTGTGCGTCGCAGTGcaattgtttgtgtttcatcAGTCCCGAGTACGTGGAGTACGATTTGTTACACAAACTGCATTGAAACTTCTCTGCGTCCGAAGTGTGCGAGTCAGACAGTTTGGAAGACATCCGTTCATCATCATCGCTCCTCGGACTTTCTGAGCCGCTATGGCCCTTAGAAGAGGTGTCAGAAAGCGGCGACGGGTAACCGGACACAGGAGATAGATCGCTGGGAAGGGGCGAAAGCGGCAAGTTGCTTGTAGTCCACACGGTGATTGGATTGTATGCCACCGGGCTAAGAACTTCTGGTTGAGGTATTACAGGCACTGGAAGGCTTTTCAGCAGGTATGGCGATAAAAATActgcaaacaaaacattacatttaatcCTCAACTATAAACAAACTAACCCAGCTTTAAATACTGGCTTCGAGTAAGCAGCTACCAGATTTTAACCCAAGTGTAAGACATAAAGGCCACACGTTTTATACCATCATATGTAGCTAACTAAAGCATAGTTagtttaaacaatttaattaatcgtatttattttctctcaatATGTCACATTATCAAAACATGATATTACCTGTTGGACTTTCCAGTTCACTGTAATTAGGTTTCTTGGTAGagttgaaatgttttttcacaAGAAATGAACGAGGCATCTTGAAAAAGTCTGTGAAAAGAAGACAAATATAACGGTCCTCGACACTGTCCTAGAATGACAAATCACTGCAACGGAGTAATCCTTATTGCGTATTCCAACAGTGCGTCATCTTCCAGAGCGGCTAACTCTACAGATAGCACCTAACTGCTAGCACGAGTAAATACTTCCAATCAGGTGCAAAAGAGGCGGGGTTTAACTTAGTATTTACATAATCGTGGCCCTCGGTCCTACTATAGGCCCATTGCTTTTGTGGGCGGAACTCAGACAGCCACGAAGAAGGAG contains:
- the snai2 gene encoding zinc finger protein SNAI2 encodes the protein MPRSFLVKKHFNSTKKPNYSELESPTVFLSPYLLKSLPVPVIPQPEVLSPVAYNPITVWTTSNLPLSPLPSDLSPVSGYPSPLSDTSSKGHSGSESPRSDDDERMSSKLSDSHTSDAEKFQCSLCNKSYSTYSGLMKHKQLHCDAQTRKSFSCKYCEKEYVSLGALKMHIRTHTLPCVCKMCGKAFSRPWLLQGHIRTHTGEKPFSCPHCSRAFADRSNLRAHLQTHSDVKKYQCKNCSKTFSRMSLLHKHEESGCCLAH